A portion of the Stella humosa genome contains these proteins:
- a CDS encoding ABC transporter substrate-binding protein — translation MTVAFWEHRVPGADEALRGVVEEWADENRIALRIDFITSVGAKHLLTARAEARARVGHDVMVHPGWQVAVHHRQLEPLDDIVAEVEATHGPYDEAASFLARVDGRWRGLPAPSGSHAFPMVSRLDLLKQHAGVDLQEVFPPAGVSRQADRVATWSWEAFLVHAGRLRQAGRPFAAAIGPGGDAQNWLAPLFLSFGAVLVNARGEIGVDSDQMRNALEYLIRLAEQMPREVEGWDDRGNNDWLAEDRAAVIVNRPSPWAMARQGKASLAQQLWHHDMPGGPSGRFRAVMPHFLGIWDFARNKPAARALLRHLADRDVVRRMVAASQGYDLPLLRPLLDGPTWAEAGPPKGTVFNYPVRGDEAMITAGYPAPPAIAATIYNQGMIGRLASRVTREGWAVEKAVAWAREELETYRPG, via the coding sequence TTGACCGTCGCCTTCTGGGAGCATCGGGTTCCCGGCGCCGACGAGGCGCTGCGCGGCGTCGTCGAGGAATGGGCCGACGAGAACCGCATCGCGCTGCGGATCGACTTCATCACCTCGGTCGGCGCCAAGCACCTCTTGACCGCGCGGGCCGAGGCGCGCGCGCGGGTCGGGCACGACGTCATGGTGCATCCCGGCTGGCAGGTGGCCGTCCACCACCGCCAGCTCGAGCCGCTGGACGACATCGTGGCCGAGGTCGAGGCCACGCACGGCCCTTATGACGAGGCCGCATCCTTCCTGGCGCGCGTCGACGGCCGATGGCGCGGCCTGCCGGCGCCGTCCGGCAGCCATGCCTTCCCCATGGTCTCCCGACTCGACCTGCTGAAGCAGCATGCCGGGGTCGACCTGCAGGAGGTCTTTCCCCCGGCCGGCGTGAGCCGGCAGGCCGACCGGGTGGCGACCTGGTCGTGGGAGGCGTTCCTGGTCCATGCCGGCCGCCTGCGGCAGGCGGGCCGGCCCTTCGCTGCCGCCATCGGCCCCGGCGGCGACGCCCAGAACTGGCTGGCACCACTGTTCCTGTCGTTCGGTGCCGTGCTGGTCAACGCGCGCGGCGAGATCGGGGTCGACTCCGACCAGATGCGCAATGCCCTGGAGTATCTGATCCGCCTGGCCGAGCAGATGCCGCGCGAGGTCGAGGGCTGGGACGACCGGGGCAACAACGACTGGCTGGCCGAGGACCGGGCCGCCGTCATCGTCAACCGGCCCAGCCCCTGGGCGATGGCCAGGCAGGGCAAGGCCAGCCTGGCGCAGCAGCTCTGGCACCACGACATGCCGGGCGGACCATCGGGGCGCTTCCGCGCCGTGATGCCGCATTTCCTTGGCATCTGGGACTTCGCGCGCAACAAGCCGGCGGCCCGCGCGCTCCTCCGGCATCTGGCCGATCGCGATGTCGTCCGGCGGATGGTTGCCGCGTCGCAGGGCTACGACCTGCCGCTGTTGCGGCCACTCCTGGACGGGCCGACCTGGGCCGAAGCCGGGCCGCCGAAAGGCACCGTCTTCAACTACCCCGTGCGCGGCGACGAGGCGATGATCACCGCGGGCTATCCGGCCCCGCCCGCGATCGCGGCCACGATCTACAATCAAGGCATGATCGGCCGTCTTGCTTCTCGTGTAACGCGGGAAGGCTGGGCCGTGGAGAAGGCGGTCGCCTGGGCCAGGGAAGAGCTGGAGACATACCGCCCGGGTTGA